A single genomic interval of Paenibacillus macerans harbors:
- a CDS encoding MFS transporter, whose translation MNTSPAIHKQATTAKEPFPVALLSLTVGSFAIGMTEFVIMGLLPNVANDLDVSISTAGQLITAYAMGVAIGAPILTLLTQRIPQKGLLCLLMLLFILGNGISVVAPNYEVLMAARILTALTHGTFFGVGAVIAASLVRPEKRAGAVSIMMAGLTISNIVGVPLGTFVGQQLGWRASFGAIALMGLIALGGILRFIPRLRQEEPSGVGRQIRALLRPKLLLFLLIAALGNTSLFAVFTYIAPLLQDITGFAEHNVTWILVIFGCGVTLGNMIGGKLADWKLMLSLLGLFLAVAVILGIFTFTVHSPALAVITIFLWGMASFGVMPGMQVRIMNLAKAAPALASTSSHAAGNFGNAMGAFIGGLVITHIGLTSLPWVGSLIVVLALVIGAVSYAQERKQGTE comes from the coding sequence ATGAATACATCTCCGGCAATACATAAACAAGCCACCACCGCAAAAGAACCGTTTCCCGTCGCGCTCCTTTCCCTGACCGTCGGCTCGTTTGCCATCGGCATGACCGAATTTGTCATTATGGGGCTGCTGCCGAATGTGGCGAATGACCTCGATGTCAGCATCTCCACCGCCGGGCAGTTGATTACCGCTTACGCTATGGGCGTGGCGATCGGCGCACCGATTTTGACGCTGCTGACCCAGCGGATTCCGCAAAAAGGCCTGCTCTGCCTGCTGATGCTTCTCTTCATCCTAGGCAACGGCATTTCCGTCGTGGCGCCCAACTATGAGGTGCTTATGGCCGCTCGGATTCTGACCGCCTTAACGCACGGCACCTTCTTCGGCGTTGGCGCCGTTATCGCCGCCAGCCTCGTCCGGCCGGAGAAACGCGCCGGTGCGGTATCGATCATGATGGCCGGGCTGACCATCTCGAACATCGTCGGGGTTCCGCTCGGCACGTTTGTCGGCCAGCAGCTCGGCTGGCGCGCTTCCTTCGGCGCCATTGCCCTGATGGGCTTGATCGCCCTCGGCGGCATCCTCCGCTTCATTCCGCGCCTCCGCCAGGAGGAGCCGAGCGGCGTGGGCCGGCAGATCCGCGCGCTGCTCCGCCCCAAGCTGCTGCTGTTTCTGCTGATCGCGGCGCTGGGAAATACGAGCTTGTTCGCCGTTTTCACCTATATCGCACCTCTGCTTCAGGACATCACCGGCTTTGCCGAGCATAACGTGACCTGGATTCTCGTTATTTTCGGCTGCGGCGTCACGCTCGGCAACATGATCGGCGGCAAGCTCGCCGACTGGAAGCTGATGCTGTCCTTGCTTGGTCTGTTTTTGGCCGTAGCGGTCATTTTGGGCATTTTCACCTTCACCGTTCACAGCCCTGCTTTGGCCGTCATTACGATTTTCCTATGGGGCATGGCCTCGTTCGGCGTTATGCCGGGGATGCAGGTGCGGATCATGAACCTGGCCAAAGCGGCTCCGGCGCTGGCCTCCACCTCCAGCCACGCGGCCGGCAACTTCGGCAACGCGATGGGCGCCTTCATCGGCGGCCTGGTCATTACCCATATCGGCCTGACGTCGCTGCCTTGGGTCGGCTCGCTGATCGTGGTCCTC
- a CDS encoding FAD-dependent oxidoreductase: MKIRLPKYIRIVMAMLIAVIILQGTAPLTGAFTASAQTETPKCGQGCSRYDVVLIGSEIEGVLLAKAAHDSGLSVLILDPRGKPGGELIQGQMLVLDEPNDNRKRSLVQGELKPLYDGYKAGKIRKLPAFERFYGRLIQGIPLRSGIAIEGVGIVPQGKGKSLKSLTYRARDGKRYTVEAGYFVENTDFAVLTSKLGNKRIPGMESIYGGKKPDYMAATYMIPVKNVNWNKLHQAVLEDYPLSNVQEKYGPNTYVDWHFATGFSNLTFKYKPRDSHLVLRGLNATYQKDGEVIINSLLIYDVNPADPKSVTSAVSRAKAEAPDIVKYLRKHIPGFDKAELNGYPEYLYIRDFDRYETEYVLDYPDLQSSRMFWDNVSVGGYPIDLQGTRAIAKGIGYGKPDRYGIPLRSFELKSYDNVLVAGKNIGAKIKAYGSARVIPTTGLAGETIGIILGHEWKQKHKRLNQLTPADFERIHDYLAKDYGIVLAGK, translated from the coding sequence ATGAAAATAAGATTGCCAAAGTACATACGAATCGTTATGGCCATGTTGATCGCTGTCATTATTCTGCAGGGGACAGCCCCTTTGACGGGGGCTTTCACGGCTTCCGCACAAACCGAAACTCCGAAATGCGGGCAGGGCTGCAGCCGTTATGACGTCGTCCTGATCGGCAGCGAAATCGAAGGGGTTTTGCTGGCCAAGGCGGCCCATGATTCGGGATTAAGCGTGCTCATTCTGGATCCGCGCGGCAAACCGGGCGGCGAATTGATCCAGGGGCAGATGCTGGTGCTGGACGAGCCGAACGACAACCGCAAGCGCAGCTTGGTGCAGGGTGAACTGAAGCCGCTGTATGACGGATACAAAGCCGGAAAGATCCGCAAGCTGCCTGCCTTTGAACGGTTTTACGGCCGGTTGATCCAGGGCATCCCGCTGCGCAGCGGCATCGCGATCGAAGGGGTGGGCATCGTCCCCCAAGGCAAGGGGAAATCGCTCAAATCGCTGACGTACCGGGCGAGAGATGGAAAAAGGTATACGGTTGAAGCCGGTTATTTTGTGGAAAACACCGATTTCGCCGTCCTGACCAGCAAGCTTGGAAATAAGCGGATTCCCGGCATGGAGAGCATCTATGGCGGCAAGAAGCCGGATTATATGGCGGCCACCTACATGATTCCGGTCAAAAACGTCAATTGGAACAAGCTGCATCAAGCCGTGTTGGAGGATTATCCGCTTTCGAACGTCCAGGAGAAATACGGTCCCAACACTTATGTGGATTGGCATTTCGCCACGGGGTTCAGCAATCTGACGTTTAAATATAAGCCGCGCGACTCGCATCTCGTGCTCCGGGGACTTAATGCGACATATCAAAAAGACGGCGAGGTGATCATCAACAGCCTGCTGATTTACGACGTGAACCCGGCGGATCCCAAATCGGTAACGTCGGCCGTCAGCCGGGCCAAAGCGGAAGCGCCTGATATCGTCAAATATTTGCGCAAGCATATTCCCGGTTTCGATAAAGCCGAGTTAAACGGGTATCCGGAATATTTGTACATCCGCGACTTCGACCGCTATGAAACGGAATACGTGCTGGATTACCCGGATTTGCAGTCGAGCCGGATGTTTTGGGATAATGTTAGCGTCGGCGGATATCCGATCGATTTGCAGGGCACCCGTGCCATTGCCAAGGGGATCGGCTACGGCAAACCGGACCGGTACGGGATCCCGCTGCGCTCTTTTGAATTGAAGTCTTACGACAACGTGCTGGTGGCCGGGAAAAACATCGGGGCCAAGATTAAAGCCTACGGCAGCGCCAGAGTCATTCCGACCACCGGTTTGGCCGGGGAAACGATCGGCATCATTCTCGGGCATGAATGGAAACAGAAGCATAAGCGATTGAATCAGCTGACGCCGGCCGATTTTGAGCGGATTCACGATTATTTGGCCAAAGATTACGGCATCGTCCTCGCCGGGAAGTAA
- a CDS encoding MarR family winged helix-turn-helix transcriptional regulator has translation MDRVQNEALHLLVVLSRASQWVHAHSDKSIREYGLTRTEFGVLELLYHKGRQPTQQIGNKVLMSSGNITYTVDKLEKKGFVARKTCKEDRRLVYAEITERGKQFIEEVFPRHTKLIEEVLGGLSPEEMQTAAKLLKKLGKHAEESYKEEGFK, from the coding sequence GTGGATAGAGTGCAAAACGAGGCGCTGCACCTGTTGGTCGTATTGTCCCGGGCAAGCCAATGGGTACATGCGCACAGCGACAAATCGATCCGCGAGTACGGGTTGACCCGCACCGAATTCGGCGTGCTGGAGCTGCTGTACCACAAGGGGCGCCAGCCGACCCAGCAGATCGGCAACAAAGTGCTGATGAGCAGCGGCAACATTACGTATACGGTCGACAAGCTGGAGAAGAAAGGGTTTGTGGCCCGCAAAACCTGCAAGGAAGACCGGCGTCTGGTGTATGCGGAAATTACCGAGCGCGGCAAGCAATTTATTGAAGAAGTGTTCCCCCGGCATACGAAACTGATTGAAGAGGTGCTGGGCGGGCTGTCGCCGGAGGAAATGCAAACGGCCGCTAAACTGTTGAAAAAGCTGGGCAAGCATGCTGAAGAGAGCTATAAGGAAGAGGGCTTTAAGTAG
- a CDS encoding nitroreductase family protein yields the protein MADHDFTSILKSRRSANKFIPGVEMDNKELDEMFNLVKYAPSAFNLQHAHYVVVKDPDLKEKVYEAAEKQYKVRTASAVILVLGKLDAHKDAAAMNEGLLNLGVLSKQEYDQLVSSTIGFYESRGEQFMRDEAIRSASLSAMQFMLIAKDKGWDTCPMIGFNPDEMRKLLQVPDNYVPAMLIAIGKEDTSSFRPRGYRKPVGEFVSYDKF from the coding sequence ATGGCTGATCATGATTTTACATCAATACTTAAATCCCGCCGCTCGGCGAATAAATTTATCCCGGGGGTGGAAATGGATAACAAGGAATTGGACGAGATGTTCAACCTCGTTAAATACGCCCCGTCAGCGTTTAATCTGCAGCATGCCCATTATGTGGTGGTGAAAGACCCCGATCTGAAGGAGAAAGTATACGAAGCGGCGGAAAAACAATACAAAGTCCGGACCGCGTCGGCGGTGATCCTGGTGCTGGGCAAACTCGACGCCCACAAGGACGCCGCGGCGATGAACGAAGGGCTGCTTAACCTGGGAGTGCTCAGCAAGCAGGAATACGATCAGCTCGTCTCGTCCACGATCGGTTTCTATGAGAGCCGGGGCGAGCAATTTATGCGGGATGAAGCGATCCGCAGCGCCAGCCTGTCGGCCATGCAGTTTATGCTGATCGCCAAAGACAAGGGCTGGGACACATGCCCGATGATCGGCTTTAACCCGGACGAAATGCGCAAGCTGCTGCAGGTCCCGGACAATTACGTCCCGGCCATGCTCATCGCGATCGGCAAGGAGGATACTTCCAGCTTTCGCCCGCGCGGTTACCGCAAACCGGTTGGAGAGTTTGTCAGCTACGACAAGTTTTGA
- a CDS encoding ring-cleaving dioxygenase yields the protein MIQPTAGIHHITAFASDPQKNVDFYTGVLGLRLVKRTINFDAPEVYHLYFGDEAGNPGSIMTFFPTAGARRGRVGAGQVGVTVYAIPEGAMPFWRERLRKFGISTTDTQRFGETYLHFRDGDGLQIELVERAAGPLSTWSFGGVPADKAIKGFGGAVLFSAAPGKTAGLLEHVMGLKKLGEDEFYARFKAEGDLGDVIDVNVKPMEYGAGGAGTVHHIAWRARDFAEHEEWRERVAEHGYRPTPIVDRQYFHALYFREEGGILFEVATNPPGFANDEDPEHLGEKLMLPAWYEPQREAIEQNLTPIEVRVLEEDLR from the coding sequence ATGATTCAACCAACGGCAGGGATTCACCATATTACGGCTTTTGCCTCCGATCCGCAGAAAAATGTCGATTTTTATACAGGTGTACTCGGATTGCGTCTGGTCAAAAGAACAATCAATTTCGATGCGCCGGAAGTCTATCATCTGTATTTTGGCGATGAGGCGGGCAATCCGGGATCGATTATGACCTTTTTCCCGACGGCGGGAGCCCGGCGCGGCCGGGTCGGAGCCGGTCAGGTAGGGGTTACCGTGTACGCCATTCCGGAGGGCGCGATGCCGTTCTGGCGGGAACGGCTGCGGAAATTCGGCATTTCCACGACCGACACGCAACGCTTCGGCGAAACGTATTTGCATTTCCGCGATGGCGACGGGCTGCAAATCGAGCTGGTCGAACGGGCGGCCGGACCGCTAAGCACCTGGTCGTTTGGCGGGGTTCCGGCGGATAAAGCGATCAAAGGCTTTGGCGGCGCGGTGCTGTTCAGCGCGGCTCCCGGCAAAACGGCCGGGCTGCTGGAGCATGTGATGGGCCTGAAAAAGCTGGGCGAAGACGAATTTTACGCCCGCTTTAAAGCGGAGGGAGACCTGGGCGACGTCATTGACGTGAACGTTAAGCCGATGGAATACGGCGCGGGCGGCGCCGGCACGGTGCACCACATCGCCTGGCGGGCCCGGGATTTCGCCGAGCATGAAGAGTGGAGAGAGCGGGTCGCCGAGCATGGGTACCGGCCGACGCCGATCGTCGACCGGCAGTATTTTCACGCGCTATATTTCCGGGAGGAGGGCGGCATCCTGTTCGAAGTCGCCACGAACCCGCCGGGCTTCGCGAATGATGAAGATCCGGAGCATTTGGGCGAAAAGCTGATGCTGCCGGCCTGGTACGAGCCGCAACGCGAGGCGATCGAGCAGAACTTAACTCCGATCGAAGTGCGGGTGCTTGAGGAGGATCTGCGATGA
- a CDS encoding alpha/beta hydrolase, which produces MKHIFKPGTGSGERAAPPLLLLHGTGGTETDLLPLAELISPASPVLGVRGNVLENGMPRFFRRLAAGVFDEEDLVLRTRELNDFLDEASEQYGFDRRALVAVGYSNGANIAASLLFHYPQALGGAILHHPMVPRRGVELPDMAGLQVFIGAGRYDAMSPARETEELERLLSGAGADVHVHWEPYGHQLTPTEVDAAAAWFRQNFS; this is translated from the coding sequence ATGAAGCATATTTTCAAGCCGGGTACGGGGAGCGGCGAGCGGGCGGCTCCTCCGCTGCTCCTGCTTCACGGCACCGGCGGGACGGAAACGGATTTGCTGCCGCTGGCAGAGCTGATTTCGCCCGCGTCGCCGGTGCTCGGCGTCAGAGGCAACGTGCTGGAAAACGGGATGCCGCGGTTTTTCCGGCGGCTGGCGGCCGGTGTCTTCGACGAGGAAGATCTCGTGCTCCGCACGCGGGAGCTCAACGACTTCCTGGACGAAGCGTCGGAGCAATACGGGTTTGACCGCCGCGCCCTGGTCGCGGTCGGTTACTCGAACGGGGCGAACATTGCGGCCAGCCTGTTGTTTCATTATCCGCAGGCGCTCGGAGGGGCGATTTTGCACCACCCGATGGTGCCGCGCCGCGGCGTCGAGCTGCCGGACATGGCCGGGCTGCAGGTCTTTATCGGGGCGGGGCGCTACGACGCCATGTCCCCGGCGCGGGAAACCGAGGAACTGGAGCGGCTATTAAGCGGGGCTGGGGCCGACGTGCACGTGCATTGGGAACCGTACGGCCATCAGCTGACGCCAACCGAAGTGGATGCCGCAGCCGCCTGGTTCCGGCAAAACTTTTCGTAA
- a CDS encoding DUF4179 domain-containing protein, which translates to MNHTNAELNRRSRSKSNRMKRTVAVSGIAAALGFGIIGSGFVSPVMASALSQVPLIGNIFQQYGDTGLQASVANGLYQPVQAKDSHNDMTLESTGYVYDGTRISIALKRDGQADAKLLGERMDNGDTDNSGKGVLKDISMSINGERYYPGGYTLTDGDTRDTAILEFNDTPPITLPNADPDLVRRPEPLGDSFELKLEATLTGSDQPYVLTFPVKKNTENVVLKPEMVKSYDGFRFALDKLELTPITTRLTMTGSGELASLGEEYKLPAEDLYAGKYQFGFDIRDENNNLLEKLTDHMNFIDGQYVIDYNFTPFKETPKSITIKPYVLNQDKSSGKFHEKKYLSELEFQVDVK; encoded by the coding sequence ATGAACCATACAAATGCAGAGTTGAATCGTCGCAGCCGCAGTAAAAGCAACCGGATGAAAAGAACGGTGGCGGTCTCGGGGATAGCCGCGGCTTTAGGTTTTGGGATCATCGGCAGCGGGTTCGTATCCCCGGTCATGGCCAGCGCGCTGAGCCAGGTTCCGCTCATCGGCAACATCTTTCAGCAGTACGGGGATACCGGGCTGCAGGCAAGCGTGGCCAACGGATTGTACCAGCCCGTCCAAGCTAAAGACAGCCATAACGATATGACCCTGGAAAGCACCGGATATGTTTATGATGGAACCCGCATCTCCATTGCCCTAAAAAGAGACGGTCAAGCGGACGCCAAACTGCTTGGCGAGCGCATGGACAACGGTGACACCGACAACAGCGGCAAAGGGGTCCTTAAAGACATCAGTATGTCCATTAACGGCGAGCGGTACTATCCGGGAGGTTATACTTTGACGGACGGAGATACCCGGGATACGGCCATTCTGGAATTTAACGACACCCCTCCTATCACCCTGCCTAATGCTGATCCGGATCTGGTGAGACGGCCTGAACCGCTGGGCGATTCCTTCGAATTGAAGCTTGAAGCGACCTTAACCGGTTCTGATCAGCCTTATGTGTTGACGTTCCCGGTGAAGAAAAACACCGAAAACGTCGTTTTGAAGCCGGAAATGGTTAAATCGTATGACGGATTCCGCTTTGCTCTGGACAAGCTGGAATTGACGCCGATCACGACGCGTTTGACCATGACCGGCAGCGGGGAACTAGCCAGCCTCGGGGAAGAGTACAAACTTCCGGCTGAAGATCTGTACGCCGGCAAATATCAGTTTGGATTCGATATCCGCGATGAGAACAACAACCTGCTGGAGAAACTTACGGACCATATGAACTTTATTGACGGGCAATATGTGATCGACTACAATTTCACGCCGTTTAAAGAGACGCCGAAATCGATTACGATCAAGCCTTATGTGCTGAACCAAGACAAATCTTCCGGCAAATTCCACGAAAAGAAATACCTCAGCGAGCTGGAATTCCAGGTGGATGTAAAATAG
- a CDS encoding RNA polymerase sigma factor, whose translation MDSKTATSINRAERRAMVDEWARQAQTGSQEAFIEITRHFEKELYTYCYYLIRDREETKDALQDIFIRAYRNIGDYRGDSPFSAWLYRIAYNHSMDVLKKKKRYQRIADRYQNEAKLFTYSEQESAVMELLDPLTPSERNLVLLKAVEQYTFEEIGQIMDRKPATLRKQYERIRNKLVQYKRNKGGQKIEANIRSSKAGY comes from the coding sequence TTGGATAGCAAAACAGCGACTTCGATAAACCGGGCTGAGCGAAGAGCTATGGTTGACGAATGGGCTCGCCAGGCGCAAACAGGCTCTCAGGAGGCATTTATCGAGATCACCCGCCATTTCGAAAAAGAGCTGTATACCTATTGTTACTACCTGATTAGAGATCGTGAGGAAACCAAGGATGCGCTTCAGGACATTTTTATCCGGGCCTATCGAAATATAGGCGATTACCGCGGGGACTCCCCATTTTCGGCATGGCTGTACAGAATCGCCTACAATCACAGCATGGATGTGCTGAAAAAGAAAAAACGGTACCAACGAATTGCGGACAGATACCAGAACGAAGCTAAATTATTCACCTACTCCGAACAGGAATCCGCCGTCATGGAATTGCTGGATCCGCTGACCCCCAGCGAACGGAATCTTGTGCTGTTAAAAGCGGTGGAGCAGTACACTTTCGAGGAGATTGGGCAGATTATGGACCGCAAGCCGGCCACATTACGGAAACAATATGAGCGCATCCGCAACAAACTAGTCCAATACAAACGGAATAAGGGAGGCCAAAAAATTGAAGCCAATATCCGATCCAGCAAAGCAGGTTACTGA
- a CDS encoding response regulator transcription factor — MLQVLLVDDEPWVLEGLRTMVNWEKHGFRVCGEAHDGPEALAMIEELRPELVFTDIRMPAVTGLELIERSRQTLKRPPEFVILSGYDDFNYALTAMRQRAVDYLLKPIDEEEIEALLAKLGQKITDELAAERSLPRKRSLFVNNLLNRLIQGEGDPELQSEAARSLGLPGEAELRCALIDTGADGSGLSQRIGAFFAQDAGRFFQDRAGRTGVILRAEDMTDSRLEETGLAVNRELAERKQRVLVTVSGIAKGMGAIRELYLQALDLNRAKRSQGKTGLFFHNGPASATWQDAAYKGWFRRLPELVEAGAPEMIDSAIEEAFAALTCGQADIEALQADAANLELTLCRQMAGFHGDPDGFMKRMQAEYGSLGGIADYAALKRYVRRLCLEAAAQIGELKRRSEGNTIFQVIRYVDGAYRSKLKLQILAQKFHMNPAYLGQLFKKETGKPFNEYLNMKRIEEAKRLLKRTPMKISEIALQVGYPNTDYFLSKFKQATGVLPSVYKQEPDRERAD; from the coding sequence ATGCTGCAGGTACTGCTTGTGGATGATGAGCCATGGGTACTGGAGGGGCTGCGCACAATGGTGAACTGGGAAAAGCACGGTTTCCGGGTTTGCGGGGAAGCCCACGACGGACCGGAGGCGCTGGCGATGATCGAAGAGCTCCGGCCGGAGCTGGTCTTCACGGACATCCGCATGCCGGCGGTCACGGGGCTCGAATTGATCGAAAGGAGCCGGCAGACGCTGAAAAGGCCGCCCGAATTCGTCATTTTAAGCGGCTATGACGATTTTAATTACGCGCTGACGGCCATGCGCCAACGCGCCGTGGATTATTTGCTTAAACCGATTGACGAAGAGGAAATCGAGGCCCTTCTGGCCAAGCTCGGGCAAAAGATTACGGACGAGTTGGCCGCGGAGCGCAGCCTGCCCCGGAAGCGGTCGCTGTTCGTAAACAATCTGCTCAACCGTTTGATTCAGGGGGAAGGCGATCCGGAACTGCAATCCGAAGCCGCGAGGTCGCTTGGCCTTCCGGGAGAGGCGGAGCTGCGCTGCGCGCTGATCGATACCGGGGCCGATGGGAGTGGCCTAAGCCAGCGGATCGGCGCCTTTTTCGCGCAGGATGCCGGCCGGTTTTTTCAGGACCGGGCCGGGCGGACGGGCGTGATCCTGCGCGCGGAGGACATGACGGATTCCCGTTTGGAGGAGACCGGGCTGGCCGTCAACCGCGAGCTTGCGGAGCGTAAGCAGCGGGTCCTGGTGACGGTCAGCGGCATCGCAAAAGGGATGGGGGCGATTCGGGAGCTATATTTGCAGGCGCTCGATCTGAACAGAGCAAAACGCAGCCAGGGGAAAACGGGGCTGTTTTTTCATAACGGCCCAGCCTCGGCGACTTGGCAAGATGCCGCCTATAAGGGCTGGTTCCGCCGTTTGCCCGAGCTGGTGGAAGCCGGCGCGCCGGAGATGATTGATTCCGCGATCGAGGAGGCGTTCGCGGCGCTAACCTGCGGTCAGGCGGACATCGAAGCGTTGCAAGCGGACGCCGCGAATCTGGAGCTCACCCTTTGCCGGCAAATGGCCGGATTCCACGGCGATCCCGACGGTTTCATGAAACGTATGCAGGCGGAATACGGAAGCCTCGGCGGCATAGCCGACTACGCGGCGTTGAAGCGGTATGTGCGCCGGCTGTGCCTGGAAGCGGCGGCTCAGATCGGCGAACTCAAGCGGCGGAGCGAGGGCAATACGATTTTTCAAGTGATCCGGTATGTGGACGGGGCGTACAGAAGCAAGCTGAAGCTGCAGATTTTGGCGCAAAAGTTCCATATGAACCCGGCCTATTTGGGCCAATTATTCAAAAAGGAGACGGGCAAACCGTTCAACGAATATTTGAACATGAAGCGGATCGAAGAGGCCAAACGGCTGCTGAAGCGGACTCCGATGAAAATTTCCGAGATCGCCCTGCAGGTCGGATATCCGAATACGGACTATTTTCTCAGCAAGTTCAAGCAGGCGACCGGGGTGCTGCCTTCGGTTTACAAGCAGGAGCCCGATCGCGAGCGGGCGGATTAA
- a CDS encoding sensor histidine kinase produces MARLKFRGKVNDIPLNYKFLLIYLVGVLVPILVIILLFMTRMSDFIMEREEQNLEISMERARKDIHDFIDGGVAVSHALNTDKALYEMLDREYSGQLDFYTTFDEQLRNRVTSYIPVNNQILRIGIYTANPTIVPGGNYHIIDEQVKNSAWYRLWQISGDKVSVAAYRAAQASNWANTEPYLSVIERMDSYDSYDEYDKLLRIDIDLSKIYDVIKREQDYLDLYLVNGEDEVIMSAASGYQSGGANGYAKFAWTEEMREKGVKTVAIGSARYVKGWRLIGIPQGVRVTNAMLDMRIFVGILAAAAAFFTAVFIYVMLRSYHYRVKRLARHMQKVSNEKFDLIRIDEGRDEIGGLIRHFNRMTARINTLINDVYKLEIQKKSLEMERVRAELNFLQSQMNPHFLFNTLNAILVVCTKNNYSDVTDIIKSLSKLLRRLLSWKEDLVTLQEEMMFIDMYLKIEKFRFRDKFEYRFDLAEEALHYKIPKMSIQPLVENACKHGIQAVQGLGLVQIKAYVGDGRLRIVISDNGKGIEPGQLREMLVAVRSENASGSSIGIRNVYRRFELYYRDQVRFDISSKLHQGTEVSFAIPIKLLEHQEELDREA; encoded by the coding sequence ATGGCAAGATTGAAATTTCGGGGAAAAGTGAACGATATTCCGCTCAACTACAAGTTTTTGCTGATTTATCTGGTTGGCGTGCTGGTGCCGATTTTGGTCATCATTTTGCTGTTTATGACCCGGATGTCCGATTTCATCATGGAGCGGGAGGAGCAGAACCTGGAGATCTCCATGGAGCGGGCCCGAAAAGACATTCACGATTTTATCGACGGAGGCGTCGCCGTCAGCCATGCGCTGAATACGGACAAAGCGCTGTACGAAATGCTCGACCGGGAATACTCCGGCCAACTCGATTTCTATACGACGTTCGACGAGCAGCTGCGCAACCGGGTGACCAGCTACATTCCGGTCAACAACCAGATTTTGCGGATCGGGATTTATACCGCCAATCCGACCATCGTTCCCGGCGGCAATTACCATATCATCGACGAGCAGGTGAAAAACAGCGCCTGGTACCGCCTTTGGCAGATCTCCGGCGATAAGGTCTCCGTCGCAGCGTACCGGGCGGCCCAGGCCAGCAATTGGGCGAACACCGAGCCGTATTTGAGCGTCATCGAACGCATGGATTCCTATGATTCCTACGACGAATACGATAAGCTGTTGCGGATCGACATTGACCTCAGCAAAATTTATGACGTCATCAAGCGGGAGCAGGATTATCTGGACTTGTATCTGGTCAACGGGGAGGACGAAGTCATCATGTCCGCGGCCAGCGGCTACCAAAGCGGAGGCGCAAACGGTTACGCCAAGTTTGCATGGACGGAGGAGATGCGGGAAAAAGGCGTCAAAACCGTGGCCATCGGAAGCGCGCGCTATGTCAAAGGCTGGCGGCTGATCGGCATTCCGCAGGGAGTCCGGGTCACGAACGCGATGCTCGACATGCGGATTTTTGTCGGGATACTGGCTGCTGCTGCGGCCTTTTTTACGGCAGTGTTTATTTACGTCATGCTCCGGTCCTATCATTACCGGGTTAAGCGGCTGGCGCGGCATATGCAGAAGGTCAGCAACGAGAAGTTCGATCTCATCCGGATCGATGAGGGGCGCGACGAAATCGGCGGGCTGATCCGCCATTTCAACCGCATGACGGCGCGGATCAATACGCTGATCAACGATGTCTACAAGCTGGAAATCCAAAAGAAAAGCCTGGAGATGGAACGGGTGCGCGCGGAGCTGAATTTTTTGCAAAGTCAGATGAACCCGCATTTTCTGTTCAACACGCTCAACGCGATCCTGGTCGTCTGCACGAAAAACAATTATTCGGACGTAACGGACATCATCAAGAGCTTGTCCAAGCTGCTGCGGCGGCTGCTCAGCTGGAAGGAAGACCTGGTGACGCTGCAGGAAGAAATGATGTTTATCGACATGTATCTGAAAATCGAGAAATTCCGCTTCCGGGATAAATTCGAATACCGGTTCGACCTTGCGGAGGAGGCGCTGCACTACAAGATTCCGAAAATGAGCATCCAGCCGCTTGTCGAAAATGCCTGTAAGCATGGGATTCAAGCCGTGCAAGGGCTCGGATTGGTTCAGATTAAGGCGTACGTGGGCGACGGCAGGCTCCGCATCGTCATTTCCGACAACGGCAAGGGCATCGAGCCCGGGCAGCTGCGGGAAATGCTGGTGGCCGTGCGCAGCGAGAACGCCTCCGGGAGCAGCATCGGCATCCGCAACGTTTACCGCCGGTTCGAGCTTTATTATCGCGATCAGGTTCGTTTTGACATCAGCAGCAAACTCCACCAGGGAACGGAGGTCTCCTTCGCAATCCCGATCAAGCTGTTGGAGCATCAAGAAGAATTGGACAGGGAGGCGTGA